One Perca flavescens isolate YP-PL-M2 chromosome 16, PFLA_1.0, whole genome shotgun sequence genomic window, acacagcttaattacactatactatatatatgttatacacagcttaattacactatactatatatatactatagcttaatacatatatatatatatattatacatagtTTAATTgtgtatactatatatatatgttatacacagcttaattacactatactatatatatgttatacacagcttaattacactatactatatatatattttatatatgttatacacagcttaattacactatactatatatatgttatacacagcttaattaattactatatatatgttatatatatatatgttatacacagcttaattacactatactatatatatgttatacacagcttaattacatgtctgtgtgtgtgtgtgtgtgtgtgtgtgtttgtgtgtgtgtgtgtgtgtgtgtgagttgtgtATAAATGCGTGTATTAAGTTGTATTATTTGTGTATAAATGCGTGTGTTAAgttgtgtattatttgtgtaTAAATGCGTGTATTAAgttgtgtattatttgtgtaTAAATGCGTGTATTAAgttgtgtattatttgtgtaTAAATGCGTGTATTAAgttgtgtattatttgtgtaTAAATGCGTGTATTAAgttgtgtattatttgtgtaTAAATGCGTGTATAAATGCGTGTATTAAgttgtgtattatttgtgtaTAAATGCGTGTATTAAGTTGTGTATTATttatgtataaatgtgtgtattaagttgtgtatttgtgtatttgtgtattaagttgtgtattatttatgtataaatgtgtgtattaagttgtgtattatttgtgtataaatgtgtgtattaagttgtgtattatttatgtataaatgtgtgtattaagttgtgtattatttgtgtataaatgtgtgtattaagttgtgtattatttgtgtataaatgtgtgtattaagttgtgtattatttgtgtataaatgcttaattacactatactatatatatatatatatgtttgttatacatatttaattatttactatatatatatgttatacacagcttaattacattatactatatatatgttatacacagcttaattacactatactatatatatatattatacacagtATTAAttacatgtatgtatttatgtatgtctgtgtgtgtgtgtgtttatttgtgtgtgtgtgtgtgtgtgtgtttataaaaattgtattatttatgtataaatgtgtgtattaagtaattgtattattttgtgtataaatgtgtgtatataagttattaagttatttattatttatatataaaaatgtgtatataaGTTGTGTATTATtatgtatataaatgtgtaataagttgtgttattatttattatatatgtgtgtattaagttgtgtattatttatgtataaatgtgtgttaagttgtatatatttgtgtatattatatatgtgttatgttaagttgtgtattatttatgtataaatgtgtgtattaagttgtgtattatttgtgtataaatgtgtgtattaagttgtgtattatttgtgtataaatgtgtgtattaagttgtgtattatttgtgtataaatgtgtgtattaagttgtgtattatttgtgtataagtgtgtgtgttaagttgtgtattatttgtgtataagtgtgtgtgttaagttgtgtattatttgtgtataagtgtgtgtgttaagttgtgtattatttgtgtataaatgtgtgtattaagttgtgtattatttgtgtataaatgtgtgtattaagttgtgtattatttgtgtaTAAATGCGTGTATTAAgttgtgtattatttgtgtaTAAATGTGTTCAGGTACGACCCGGGAGGACGAGGTCGGGGGCAGGAAGGTGATTGGTCTAGAGTACGAGGCGTACGAGCCCATGGCCCAATCAGAGTTCAGGAAGCTGTGTGATGACATCAGAGAGCGCTAGCCAACCGTGACGCACGTCTGTGTTCACCACCGGCTCGGGTGAGACTCAGAGcgtgttgctatggttaccgTGTTGTACCTCCCTCCTACGGGGAGactctgatgctaccaagcagCTAGCCTTTTATAACAATAAGCTAATTCATTCTGAGGTCACTTTGACGGAGAATAATCACTGTGtctcaaacactcacacacgttgtttgacagaaacacacacacacacacacacacacacacacacacacacacacacacacacacagacacacacacacacacacacacacacacacacacagacagacacacacagacacacacagacacacacacacacacacacacacacacacacacacacacacacacacacacacacacacacacacacacacacacacacacacacacacacacacacacacagacacacacacacacacacacacacacacacacacacacacacacacacacacacacacacacacacacacacacacacacacacacacacacacacacacacacacagacacacacacacacacacacacacacacacacacacacacacacacacacacacacacacacacacacacacacacacacacacacacacacagacagacacacagagacacagacacacacacacacacagacacacacacacacacacacacacacacacagacacacacacacacacacacacacacacacacacacacacacagacagacacacacacacacacacacacacacacacagacacacacacacacacacacacacacacacacacacacacacacacacacacacacacacacacacacactatacacactacactacactatacacactatactacacacacacacacactatactacacactacacacactatactacacactacacacactattatacacactacacatactattatacacactacacacactatacacactatactacacactacacacactatactacacacactatactacacactacacacactattatacacactacacacacattgcaTCACTCAGCTGAAGGCCCAAATTCCTGTCTGGAAGAAggtacacacactatacacacactatactacacacattatactacacactacacacacacactctactacacactacacacactacacacacactatacacactatactacACATATtatactacacactacacacacacactctactacacactacacacactatacacacactatacacactatactacacactacacacactatactacacacactatactacacactacacacactattatacacactacacacacacactgcatcacTCAGCTGAAGGCCCAAATTCCTGTCTGGAAGAAggtacacacactatacacacactatactacacacattatactacacactacacacacacacactctactacacactacacacactacacacacacactatacacacactatacacactatactacacacattatactacacactacacacacacactctactacacactacacacacacacactctactacacactacacacactatacacacactatacacactatactacacactacacacactatactacacacactatactacacacacactctactacacactacacacactatacacacactatacacactatacttTACTGCTTCACTGCAACTGCCAACATGGAGGCTGTGCATGCAGGGCACTGGAAATGCTGGACCTGAGACAGCTTGTCAACCTCAAATTTGGCACAGGCCCATTCGAGGAAGGCCCTCTGCATAGTGTCCCCACATATCTTACCACTCTGAGAGcaaaagttaaaaaacaaaacagtaagTAACTGTTTCGAAGGTGGGCTTCAGACCATTGTCATGACGAAAAAAGGGCTCTGTCAAGAAATGTGTGCTGAATCTTTGGGGATCTTTGGAAGAACAAGTCCTAACAATGAATCAGTTATTTAAAAGGTGAATCCACTCACTCCCCCGAAGAGTTTTGTTCGACCCTCGAGCATGCTGACAAAAGCTTGTCTTGACATCCCTGGGGCAGTTATTTTTAGATCCTCATACGTGGTGAACAAGGTCTGAAAATCGACAGTGGCTGGCCAGTAACCACTTTCAACCAGATCACTTATGGTCACTGGCAAGGTTTTTCCACAGCAGCAGTTTACTGATGGAAGGAAGAGGTTGTATCTTCCTGaaatttcagagaaaaacaattatcttttgttcacaagaaaaaaaaaaacacaatatgaagaaataaaaaactttttttttaaccattcatTCCAATTAAAATAACTGGCTTTCCCTTGGAAAAGCTTGTTTGCCCGGTGGAGCAGTGGCAGCAAGGAGGAACAATTGGTAACATTCAATCTAAAAAGCAGAATTAGTTTACATATTAGAGTAAATGAAACCAAAACCTCAACAGTGAGGGTGTTGTTTCTATCAAACAAAACTTCATCCAGCATGTTTCTTGGAGTAAACCagtgtttgtgtaaaatgtaaaacagcCTATATAACCTGAGACTTAAAAACTACCTTTTTCATGATAGGAGAATTTCCCTCCCTCATGCTGCTGAACAGAAGTGGATGGCGACAGGTGAAGAACCCCTCCACCATGGATGCTCTGTTATGAAGCACCAGGGCCTCATGTGTGGAAAGGTCAGGCTGTGCAGTAGAGTGATCGTGGTAAACAGTCCCTACACATCGCAAACAATGATGGCAAACCCCCTCCTCGGGCTTCTCAGATGACAACATATTGTTCACCATGAAGGGCCTCATCACTGTCCAATTCTCCAGAGAGGAAGTTTGCCTGTTCCTCCAGTGTGAGGGGAGAGGTTGTTCAGCACCACTTCCCAAGAGGTCTCGGACATCTTGAATGAGGGAGTCTGAAAATTAAAAGGGAAGAAGGCAGTGGTAAATCTGGGCAATTACCACATAACAAATGAGAAAACAAGTATTAAGGGAAAAATAACCTACATTTTCGATAGTCACAGTGTCTTCAGTTGTGTTGGTAGACGGAGCACAGGAGGGTGTCACGCTTGCTGAAAAAACTGCAAAAGTATGAATATCCATTTAGAACTTGCACAATGAATAATGAATGCAACTACTGATGAAAAAACGAACAAAAAACCAACCAGTGGCTGAATCTCGCTTTAGTTTCTCCCCAGCTCTACATCTTTTTGGCAGAGGTTGACCATCTTTGTCCTCATcaagccaaacacacagctttgTGGATTTTTTTGACCCTCCTTTTTGGTGTCCAAGTTGATCCACCTAAATAAACAATTGAGCCAAAGAATAAACCACCACCCACCAAGGTTATCGCCACCTACAAACATCTCATTATAAAACCAATGTTATAATATTACATTGGAAACATTCAGTCTAATGGTTGTGTCTAATGGTTGTCTATTGGTCCTGTATTTTACTGACAGATCTAGAAAATCCtttctacataaaaaaaagaaaagaaagtgaaaCGTTTTGACAGAATATTGAATGAATCTTTCACTGGCTCTAACGTGTGAACTCAGCTCAACACTAGAGCTTGCATTTGAATAAATACATTGAACCAGGTGCTGTATAGTTGCACTTTG contains:
- the LOC114570738 gene encoding molybdopterin synthase catalytic subunit; this translates as MAESEERRDVFKLSRDWLSVQEVVDTVSSTSCGAISVFIGTTREDEVGGRKVIGLEYEAYEPMAQSEFRKLCDDIRER